From the genome of Actinacidiphila yeochonensis CN732, one region includes:
- a CDS encoding histidine phosphatase family protein: protein MGELVLIRHGETEWTLSGQHTSYTDLPLTPDGEEQARSLAPLLASRHVSCVIASPLQRAQQTAKLAGLDRVRVDPDLHEWDYGGYEGVTTHDIHRGRPGWDIWADGVAPGPEGHPGETPEQVGERADRVLARVEAAFINGDGGDVVLVSHAHFLRVLTARRLGLPPADGALFQLATGTVSRLGVEHGRHVLTAWNRQA from the coding sequence ATGGGTGAGCTGGTCCTGATCCGGCACGGCGAGACCGAGTGGACGCTGTCGGGACAGCACACGAGCTACACGGACCTGCCGCTGACACCGGACGGCGAGGAGCAGGCCCGTTCCCTCGCCCCGCTGCTGGCCTCCCGTCACGTCTCCTGCGTCATCGCCAGCCCCCTCCAGCGCGCCCAGCAGACCGCGAAGCTGGCCGGTCTGGACCGGGTGCGGGTCGACCCCGACCTGCACGAGTGGGACTACGGCGGCTACGAGGGCGTCACCACGCACGACATCCACCGCGGCCGTCCGGGCTGGGACATCTGGGCCGACGGGGTCGCGCCGGGGCCGGAGGGCCACCCGGGGGAGACCCCGGAGCAGGTCGGCGAGCGGGCCGACCGGGTGCTGGCCCGGGTGGAGGCGGCGTTCATCAACGGCGACGGCGGCGACGTCGTCCTGGTGTCGCACGCGCACTTCCTGCGGGTGCTCACGGCGCGCCGCCTGGGGCTGCCGCCGGCCGACGGCGCCCTCTTCCAGCTCGCCACCGGCACCGTCAGCCGGCTGGGCGTCGAGCACGGCCGGCACGTGCTGACCGCCTGGAACCGGCAGGCCTGA
- a CDS encoding dihydrolipoyl dehydrogenase family protein, with product MNDAPRPYDVVVIGAGPVGENLADRTRAAGLSTVIVESELAGGECSYWACMPSKALLRPVIARADARRLPGLAGAVAGPLDSEQVLARRDEFTSHWKDDGQVAWLESAGIDLVRGRGRLDGPRQVVVDTPDGGTVRLTARHAVAVCTGTTAALPDLPGLADVEPWTSREATSAKKVPESLVVVGGGVVAVEMATAWQALGARVTVLVRGGGLLARMEPFAGELAADALREAGAEVRFGVSVTSAVREGRQVRVGLDDGGELSADEILFAVGRDPHTGGIGLDTVGLTPGGWLEVDDTCRVTAVADGWLYAAGDVNHRALLTHQGKYQGRMAGAAIAARAKGEPVDDAPWGSCVATADHAAVPQVVFTDPEIASVGLTAAEAERSGARVRVVDYDLAQVSGASLYGDSYRGRARMVVDLDRQVLLGVTFVGPGVGELLHSATVAVAGEVPVARLWHAVPAYPTISEVWLRLLETLRG from the coding sequence ATGAACGACGCACCCCGCCCTTACGACGTAGTCGTCATCGGAGCGGGACCGGTCGGGGAGAACCTGGCGGACCGCACCCGCGCGGCCGGGCTGAGCACCGTGATCGTGGAGAGCGAACTGGCCGGCGGCGAGTGCTCCTACTGGGCGTGCATGCCCAGCAAGGCGCTGCTGCGGCCGGTGATCGCCCGGGCCGACGCGCGGCGGCTGCCGGGCCTGGCCGGGGCGGTGGCCGGGCCGCTGGACTCCGAGCAGGTCCTCGCCCGGCGCGACGAGTTCACCTCGCACTGGAAGGACGACGGCCAGGTCGCCTGGCTGGAGTCGGCCGGCATCGACCTGGTGCGCGGCCGGGGCCGGCTGGACGGCCCGCGCCAGGTCGTGGTGGACACGCCGGACGGCGGCACGGTGCGGCTGACCGCCCGGCACGCGGTCGCCGTGTGCACCGGCACCACCGCGGCGCTGCCGGACCTCCCCGGGCTGGCCGACGTCGAGCCCTGGACCAGCAGGGAGGCCACCAGCGCCAAGAAGGTGCCGGAGAGCCTGGTGGTGGTCGGCGGGGGCGTGGTGGCCGTGGAGATGGCCACCGCATGGCAGGCGCTGGGCGCGCGCGTCACCGTACTGGTGCGCGGCGGCGGCCTGCTGGCCCGGATGGAGCCGTTCGCCGGGGAGCTGGCGGCCGACGCGCTGCGGGAGGCCGGGGCCGAGGTGCGGTTCGGTGTGTCGGTCACCTCCGCCGTGCGGGAGGGCCGCCAGGTGCGGGTGGGCCTGGACGACGGCGGTGAACTGAGCGCGGACGAGATCCTCTTCGCCGTCGGGCGGGATCCGCACACCGGCGGGATCGGCCTGGACACGGTGGGGCTCACCCCGGGCGGCTGGCTGGAGGTCGACGACACCTGCCGGGTGACGGCCGTCGCGGACGGCTGGCTCTACGCGGCCGGCGACGTCAACCACCGGGCGCTGCTGACCCACCAGGGCAAGTACCAGGGGCGGATGGCGGGTGCGGCCATCGCCGCCCGGGCCAAGGGCGAGCCGGTGGACGACGCGCCCTGGGGCTCCTGCGTGGCCACCGCCGACCACGCGGCGGTGCCGCAGGTCGTCTTCACCGACCCGGAGATCGCCTCGGTGGGGCTCACCGCGGCGGAGGCGGAGCGGTCCGGGGCGCGGGTGCGGGTGGTCGACTACGACCTCGCCCAGGTGTCCGGCGCGAGCCTCTACGGCGACTCCTACCGGGGGCGGGCGCGGATGGTGGTGGACCTCGACCGGCAGGTGCTGCTCGGCGTCACCTTCGTCGGACCGGGCGTCGGGGAGCTGCTGCACTCCGCGACGGTCGCGGTGGCCGGCGAGGTCCCGGTGGCGCGGCTGTGGCACGCGGTCCCGGCCTACCCGACGATCAGCGAGGTGTGGCTGCGGCTGCTGGAGACGCTGCGCGGCTGA
- a CDS encoding GNAT family N-acetyltransferase has product MAPAVREAAARGGHVLDSPVWTALGGAHRHLGVELGLARRYRDEVAPFAALSDAADPRAWTDLAELVGPGGTVTLVGVEQLPEGWSGEPIQGVQLVATTVRGERDAEAVALGAADVPEMLDLVARTRPGPFRPRTVETGSYVGIRRGGELVAMAGERLSLPGWTEISAVCTDAGHRGQGLAGRLVRHVAAGIGARGDTPFLHSAAENPGAIRLYEALGFTRRRATVFHLVTAPGAAG; this is encoded by the coding sequence ATGGCACCCGCCGTTCGGGAGGCCGCGGCGCGCGGCGGCCACGTCCTGGACAGCCCGGTCTGGACGGCCCTCGGCGGCGCCCACCGCCACCTGGGCGTGGAGCTGGGCCTGGCCCGGCGCTACAGGGACGAGGTCGCGCCGTTCGCGGCGCTCTCCGACGCCGCCGATCCGCGCGCCTGGACCGATCTGGCCGAGCTGGTCGGCCCCGGCGGCACGGTCACGCTCGTCGGGGTGGAGCAGCTGCCGGAGGGCTGGAGCGGCGAGCCCATCCAGGGCGTGCAGCTGGTCGCCACCACCGTGCGGGGCGAGCGCGACGCCGAGGCCGTGGCGCTCGGCGCGGCCGACGTCCCGGAGATGCTGGACCTGGTGGCCCGCACCCGGCCCGGCCCCTTCCGGCCGCGGACCGTGGAGACCGGCTCCTACGTCGGGATCCGCCGCGGCGGCGAGCTGGTGGCGATGGCCGGCGAGCGGCTGAGCCTGCCGGGCTGGACCGAGATCAGCGCGGTGTGCACCGACGCCGGCCACCGCGGGCAGGGCCTGGCCGGCCGGCTGGTGCGGCACGTGGCGGCCGGGATCGGGGCCCGGGGCGACACGCCGTTCCTGCACTCGGCCGCCGAGAACCCCGGCGCGATCCGGCTGTACGAGGCGCTGGGCTTCACCCGGCGCCGCGCCACCGTCTTCCACCTGGTGACGGCCCCCGGCGCCGCGGGCTGA
- the ku gene encoding non-homologous end joining protein Ku: MRSVWTGNLAFGLVSIPVKLGSAVSSHRIGFRQIHREDQGRVRYQKTCELDGEVLETAEIGRAYETPDERLVEVSDADLKALPLPTAKTIEVTGFVDVGSVDAMQLATPYFLAPASPTAHKPYVLMRQALAESGKAAVGKFAMRNAEHLALVRARGDVLLLHTLRWPDELNAPADSAPKGRVAISDSELKLADTLIDTLGEADLASYHDEYAQAVEALVAAKLEGAEPPAAAEEPGGQVVDLMSALRASVEKARPAEDGSRRGGPAAGGRGGAGRTAGRAAPGKPRKTTAKKAAARKKPAKEPARKAAPRRKAG; the protein is encoded by the coding sequence ATGCGCAGTGTCTGGACCGGGAACCTGGCCTTCGGGCTCGTCTCGATACCGGTCAAGCTCGGCTCGGCCGTCAGCAGCCACCGGATCGGCTTCCGCCAGATCCACCGGGAGGACCAGGGGCGCGTCCGCTACCAGAAGACCTGCGAGCTGGACGGCGAGGTACTGGAGACCGCCGAGATCGGACGCGCCTACGAGACGCCGGACGAACGCCTGGTGGAGGTGAGCGACGCCGACCTCAAGGCGCTGCCGCTGCCGACCGCGAAGACGATCGAGGTGACCGGCTTCGTGGACGTGGGCTCGGTGGACGCGATGCAGCTGGCCACGCCGTACTTCCTCGCCCCCGCCTCCCCAACGGCGCACAAGCCGTACGTGCTGATGCGCCAGGCGCTGGCGGAGTCGGGCAAGGCGGCGGTCGGCAAGTTCGCCATGCGCAACGCCGAGCACCTGGCCCTGGTCCGGGCCCGCGGCGACGTGCTGCTGCTGCACACGCTGCGCTGGCCGGACGAGCTGAACGCGCCCGCCGACTCCGCGCCCAAGGGCCGGGTGGCGATCAGCGACTCGGAGCTGAAGCTCGCCGACACGCTCATCGACACCCTCGGCGAGGCCGACCTGGCCTCCTACCACGACGAGTACGCGCAGGCGGTGGAGGCGCTGGTCGCCGCGAAGCTGGAGGGCGCGGAGCCGCCCGCCGCCGCGGAGGAGCCCGGCGGCCAGGTGGTGGACCTGATGTCGGCGCTGCGGGCCTCGGTGGAGAAGGCCCGGCCGGCCGAGGACGGGTCCCGTCGCGGCGGCCCGGCCGCCGGGGGGCGCGGTGGCGCCGGGAGGACGGCCGGCAGGGCCGCGCCCGGGAAGCCGCGGAAGACGACCGCGAAGAAGGCTGCGGCCAGGAAGAAGCCGGCGAAGGAGCCGGCCAGGAAGGCGGCGCCGCGGCGCAAGGCGGGCTGA
- the ligD gene encoding non-homologous end-joining DNA ligase, producing the protein MPITEVEGRRITLSHLDRVLWPATGTTKGELLHYYVTAADVLLPHVRGRLASFVRTPDGVDGQRFFQKRPPAGTPDWVRTTERVRSGGELMSQVDVADLATLVWAGNLSCVEIHTPQWKTADPDSADRLVLDLDPGPGAGIADCARVALELRERLAADGITAWAKTTGSKGLHLLAGLRGATSRAASGYARRIATELERAEPSRVVARMAKADRRGRVFIDWSQNSASKTTAAPYTVRARPRPTVSAPLAWEEVEELRKPGGAEFAAGLTLDRMPDRLERAGDLLAGLLDPAAEAALPG; encoded by the coding sequence ATGCCGATCACCGAGGTCGAGGGGCGCCGGATCACCCTCAGCCACCTCGACCGGGTGCTGTGGCCGGCCACCGGCACCACCAAGGGGGAGCTGCTGCACTACTACGTGACGGCCGCCGACGTCCTCCTGCCGCACGTGCGCGGACGGCTGGCGAGCTTCGTCCGCACCCCGGACGGCGTGGACGGCCAGCGGTTCTTCCAGAAACGCCCGCCCGCCGGCACACCCGACTGGGTGCGGACCACCGAGCGGGTGCGCAGCGGCGGCGAGCTGATGTCCCAGGTCGACGTGGCGGACCTGGCCACGCTGGTGTGGGCGGGGAACCTGTCGTGCGTCGAGATCCACACCCCGCAGTGGAAGACGGCCGATCCGGACAGCGCCGACCGGCTGGTCCTCGACCTCGACCCCGGTCCCGGCGCCGGCATCGCCGACTGCGCCCGCGTCGCCCTGGAACTGCGCGAGCGGCTGGCCGCCGACGGCATCACCGCCTGGGCCAAGACCACCGGCTCGAAGGGCCTCCACCTGCTGGCCGGGCTGCGCGGCGCCACCTCGCGCGCCGCCAGCGGGTACGCGCGGCGGATCGCCACGGAGCTGGAGCGGGCCGAGCCCTCGCGGGTGGTGGCGCGGATGGCCAAGGCGGACCGGCGCGGCCGGGTCTTCATCGACTGGTCCCAGAACTCCGCCAGCAAGACCACCGCCGCCCCCTACACCGTACGGGCCCGGCCCCGTCCCACCGTCTCGGCGCCGCTGGCGTGGGAGGAGGTCGAGGAGCTGCGGAAACCGGGCGGCGCGGAGTTCGCGGCCGGGCTCACCCTCGACCGGATGCCGGACCGGCTGGAGCGCGCCGGCGACCTGCTCGCCGGGCTGCTCGACCCCGCGGCCGAGGCGGCGCTGCCGGGCTGA
- a CDS encoding DUF1269 domain-containing protein gives MSELIVIGYDDHKTADDAYTAVQNLQKDYVVNLNGLAVVTVDAEGKTHVDTPSRIVGVSAASGALWGMIFGFLFLVPGLGLLAGAAMGGLFGKLGKSGIDDSFRDQVQEMLHPGGAAVVIMASKITEDKFADAMQPYGGTILKTSLNDEDEKELAAHLGARGQQ, from the coding sequence ATGTCCGAGCTCATCGTGATCGGCTACGACGACCACAAGACCGCCGACGACGCCTACACCGCGGTGCAGAACCTCCAGAAGGACTACGTGGTGAACCTCAACGGGCTCGCCGTGGTCACCGTGGACGCCGAGGGCAAGACCCACGTGGACACCCCGAGCCGGATCGTCGGCGTCTCGGCGGCGTCCGGCGCCCTGTGGGGCATGATCTTCGGCTTCCTCTTCCTCGTCCCCGGGCTCGGCCTGCTGGCCGGCGCCGCCATGGGCGGCCTCTTCGGCAAGCTGGGCAAGTCCGGCATCGACGACTCCTTCCGCGACCAGGTGCAGGAGATGCTGCACCCGGGCGGCGCGGCCGTGGTGATCATGGCCTCGAAGATCACCGAGGACAAGTTCGCCGACGCCATGCAGCCCTACGGCGGCACCATCCTCAAGACCTCGCTCAACGACGAGGACGAGAAGGAGCTGGCGGCACACCTGGGCGCCCGCGGACAGCAGTAG
- a CDS encoding ROK family transcriptional regulator, with protein sequence MSLADQPPAAALVFQTLLVHGPLTRAEVGRRTGLSPGAVTKAATPLLADGWITDLGRPAAGQASGRPATLVAVRPERARVAGVKITGDELIGVLADLTARSLATARAPLRSRDVGTVVQAVARLVERLHEQAGGSAAEPPHGVGVTVSGDVDGRAGTVRYSPFLDWRRVPLARLVEEATGVPAVVDNDVRALAVAEQWFGAGVGLSSFALVTVGAGIGCGIFVGGQVVSGAHGVAGELGHLPVGGTDRVCTCGNAGCVEAVASTHAVTEQARQAAGDPALTMAQAVRLAHAGHPAVREVFARAGRALGLALASVANLIGPERIIISGEGVASYDLYEDEIRAAFAARAFGAAAACDLVVRPLPFEEWARGGAALAARRLFAPAR encoded by the coding sequence ATGAGCCTCGCCGACCAGCCGCCGGCCGCCGCGCTGGTCTTCCAGACCCTCCTCGTCCACGGCCCGCTCACCCGGGCCGAGGTGGGGCGGCGCACCGGCCTGTCGCCTGGCGCGGTCACCAAGGCGGCGACCCCGCTGCTGGCCGACGGCTGGATCACCGACCTGGGCCGGCCGGCCGCCGGGCAGGCCAGCGGGCGTCCGGCCACCCTCGTCGCGGTCCGGCCCGAGCGGGCCCGCGTGGCGGGCGTCAAGATCACCGGCGACGAGCTGATCGGCGTGCTGGCCGACCTCACCGCCCGCTCGCTGGCCACCGCCCGCGCGCCCTTGCGCTCGCGCGACGTCGGCACCGTCGTCCAGGCCGTGGCCCGGTTGGTGGAACGGCTGCACGAGCAGGCCGGCGGCTCGGCGGCCGAGCCGCCGCACGGTGTCGGGGTGACCGTCTCCGGCGACGTGGACGGCCGGGCCGGCACCGTGCGGTACTCGCCGTTCCTGGACTGGCGGCGGGTGCCGCTGGCCCGGCTCGTGGAGGAGGCCACCGGGGTGCCCGCGGTCGTGGACAACGACGTGCGCGCGCTGGCCGTCGCCGAGCAGTGGTTCGGCGCGGGGGTCGGCCTCTCCTCCTTCGCGCTGGTCACCGTCGGCGCGGGCATCGGCTGCGGGATCTTCGTGGGCGGACAGGTGGTCTCCGGCGCCCACGGGGTGGCCGGCGAGCTCGGCCACCTCCCGGTCGGCGGCACCGACCGGGTGTGCACCTGCGGCAACGCCGGCTGCGTGGAGGCGGTCGCCTCCACGCACGCCGTCACCGAGCAGGCCCGGCAGGCGGCCGGCGACCCGGCGCTGACCATGGCCCAGGCGGTGCGCCTGGCCCACGCCGGGCACCCGGCGGTACGCGAGGTCTTCGCCCGCGCCGGCCGGGCGCTCGGGCTGGCCCTGGCCTCGGTGGCCAACCTGATCGGCCCCGAGCGGATCATCATCTCGGGTGAGGGCGTGGCCTCGTACGACCTGTACGAGGACGAGATCCGCGCCGCCTTCGCCGCCCGCGCCTTCGGCGCCGCCGCCGCGTGCGACCTGGTCGTCCGGCCGCTGCCGTTCGAGGAGTGGGCGCGCGGCGGCGCGGCGCTGGCCGCTCGGCGGCTCTTCGCCCCGGCCCGGTAG
- a CDS encoding CBM35 domain-containing protein: MIRPAGPLRPPLQPLGRAGGTLRTLALPVAAAAALAAALLVPTSATAAPPQSHPATAAGTAAGASASASASAAKPYMGWSSWSLESTNFPGFGGENWLTEDHVLQQADVLSAKLKQHGYDYVNVDAGWNVDNGTTVSDAYARPTADTKKFPHGMKYLGDQLHKKGLKFGVYLAVGLYQDAYNDGRTPIYGAPGCTTKDIVYPDLRKTSGWDDVSYQLDFSSPCTVKYIDSEADELASWGVDFLKIDGVGPGSGQGDAAHDNVPDINAWHAALQATGRPIQLTLSWSLSHTQAATWQADADGWRVDTDVECYCDTLVTWDNSVKGRWDDVVPWIDDAGPGNWNNLDSLDVGVGPMDGLTDVERQSYETLWAIESAPLYTGDDLTKLDSYGLKLLTDDEVIAVDQAGRPARPVSQATDQQTWYTRNPDGSYTVALFNLGAGYSDVTADFSDLGITGRAAVRDLWSRKDLGTVSGHLTEQLPPHGSRLFTFTPAAHGDAPGTPLGVHGTASTPGSVSLAWQPVNTGSATTGYTVYSGGRAVATTSGTTATVGGLAPATGHTFTVVAHDAKGRASQPSAAVPVTTPAAGGPTAYEAEAPGNTLAGSAGVAGCSGCSGGKKVGNLGGSGDSVTISDVTAPADGTYLLRLDYVDGDSSRVAVLTVDGTAVQVPVAGSNDNDWSTAQSMTVAVHLDAGVNTVSVGNPGGNAPDLDRITV; the protein is encoded by the coding sequence ATGATCCGTCCCGCAGGACCCCTACGACCTCCGCTCCAGCCGCTCGGCCGCGCCGGCGGCACGCTGCGCACCCTCGCGCTCCCCGTCGCCGCGGCCGCCGCCCTCGCGGCGGCCCTCCTCGTGCCCACCTCCGCCACCGCGGCGCCGCCGCAGAGCCACCCCGCGACGGCCGCCGGCACCGCTGCCGGCGCCTCCGCCTCCGCCTCCGCCTCCGCGGCCAAGCCGTACATGGGCTGGAGCAGCTGGAGCCTGGAGTCCACCAACTTCCCCGGCTTCGGCGGCGAGAACTGGCTCACCGAGGACCACGTCCTCCAGCAGGCGGACGTCCTCTCCGCCAAGCTCAAGCAGCACGGCTACGACTACGTCAACGTGGACGCGGGCTGGAACGTCGACAACGGCACCACCGTCTCCGACGCCTACGCCCGGCCCACCGCCGACACCAAGAAGTTCCCGCACGGCATGAAGTACCTCGGCGACCAACTCCACAAGAAGGGGCTGAAGTTCGGCGTCTACCTGGCCGTCGGCCTCTACCAGGACGCCTACAACGACGGGCGGACGCCGATCTACGGCGCCCCCGGCTGCACCACCAAGGACATCGTCTACCCCGACCTGCGCAAGACCAGCGGCTGGGACGACGTCTCCTACCAGCTGGACTTCTCCAGCCCGTGCACAGTCAAGTACATCGACTCGGAGGCCGACGAACTCGCCTCCTGGGGAGTGGACTTCCTCAAGATCGACGGGGTCGGACCCGGCTCCGGCCAGGGCGACGCCGCCCACGACAACGTCCCCGACATCAACGCCTGGCACGCGGCCCTGCAGGCCACCGGGCGCCCGATCCAGCTCACCCTGTCCTGGTCGCTCAGCCACACCCAGGCCGCCACGTGGCAGGCCGACGCCGACGGCTGGCGCGTCGACACCGACGTCGAGTGCTACTGCGACACCCTCGTCACCTGGGACAACTCGGTCAAGGGCCGCTGGGACGACGTCGTGCCCTGGATCGACGACGCCGGACCCGGGAACTGGAACAACCTCGACTCCCTCGACGTCGGCGTCGGGCCGATGGACGGCCTGACCGACGTCGAACGGCAGAGCTACGAGACGCTGTGGGCCATCGAGTCCGCGCCGCTCTACACCGGCGACGACCTCACCAAGCTCGACTCCTACGGCCTGAAGCTGCTCACCGACGACGAGGTCATCGCCGTCGACCAGGCCGGCCGCCCGGCCCGCCCGGTCAGCCAGGCCACCGACCAGCAGACCTGGTACACCCGCAACCCCGACGGCAGCTACACCGTCGCCCTGTTCAACCTCGGCGCCGGCTACAGCGACGTCACCGCCGACTTCTCCGACCTCGGCATCACCGGCCGGGCGGCCGTCCGCGACCTGTGGAGCCGCAAGGACCTCGGCACCGTGTCCGGCCACCTGACGGAGCAGCTGCCGCCGCACGGCTCCCGGCTGTTCACCTTCACCCCGGCCGCGCACGGCGACGCCCCCGGCACCCCGCTGGGCGTCCACGGCACCGCCTCCACGCCCGGCAGCGTCTCCCTGGCCTGGCAGCCCGTCAACACCGGCAGTGCCACGACCGGGTACACCGTCTACTCCGGCGGCCGGGCCGTCGCCACCACCAGCGGCACCACCGCCACCGTCGGCGGGCTCGCCCCCGCCACCGGCCACACGTTCACCGTCGTCGCCCATGACGCCAAGGGGCGCGCCTCCCAGCCGAGCGCGGCCGTCCCCGTCACCACCCCGGCCGCCGGCGGGCCCACCGCCTACGAGGCCGAGGCACCCGGCAACACCCTCGCCGGCTCCGCCGGTGTCGCGGGCTGCTCCGGCTGCTCCGGCGGCAAGAAGGTCGGCAACCTCGGCGGCAGCGGCGACTCCGTGACGATCAGCGACGTCACCGCCCCGGCCGACGGCACCTACCTGCTGCGGCTGGACTACGTCGACGGCGACTCCAGCCGCGTCGCCGTGCTCACCGTCGACGGCACCGCGGTCCAGGTCCCGGTGGCCGGCAGCAACGACAACGACTGGAGCACCGCCCAGTCCATGACCGTGGCCGTCCACCTCGACGCGGGCGTCAACACCGTTTCGGTCGGCAACCCGGGCGGCAACGCCCCCGATCTCGACCGAATCACCGTCTGA
- a CDS encoding alpha-galactosidase has protein sequence MLTRAGHETAPEGGGRITIELAEDGAGLDITLTYTLDPHGVLTAEAVLTRRPDADPGPYDLAGAALLLPLPRRATELLDFTGKWSRERSPQRTTLFHGTHAREVRRGKPGAGSPYLLAAGRPGFGFRDGEVWAVHVAWSGDQRYLAEQLPEGAGVHAAVLGGGELLRAGEIRLAPGESYRTPRVHFVWSADGLDGAADRFHQHLRARPGHPAGPRPLILNSWEAVYFDHDLDRLLELAERAARVGVERFVLDDGWFSGRRDDTKGLGDWTVDPKVWPRGLGPLADRVRDLGMDFGLWVEPEMVNLDSELARAHPDWVLAPAAGPGFPSRHQHVLDLANPEVSGYLLGALDDLLTAYPIAYLKWDHNRELHEAVHGPADRPASHAQVEALYRLLDALKERHPALEIESCASGGGRVDLGILARTDRVWASDCNDPVERQAIQRWTGQLLPPELSGSHVGGARSHTTARVTVDTFRLATALFGHAGVEQDLTACSEEELERLTAWGALYRELRPLLHTGRTVRADLEDEARLLHGVVAQDGSAALYCWARTVTSAEAQSGRVTLPGLDPDARYRLRVRRDFGLPSFHQAAHPSWLPSALEGWTELPGAVLATAGLPMPSLNPQQAILVEVERVAAVHAG, from the coding sequence GTGCTCACCCGCGCCGGCCACGAGACCGCCCCCGAGGGCGGCGGCCGGATCACCATCGAGCTGGCCGAGGACGGCGCCGGCCTGGACATCACCCTCACCTACACCCTCGACCCGCACGGGGTGCTCACCGCCGAGGCCGTCCTCACCCGCCGGCCGGACGCCGACCCGGGCCCCTACGACCTGGCCGGGGCGGCCCTGCTGCTGCCGCTGCCCCGCCGCGCCACCGAACTGCTGGACTTCACCGGCAAGTGGAGCCGAGAGCGCAGCCCGCAGCGCACCACCCTGTTCCACGGCACCCACGCCCGCGAGGTGCGCCGCGGCAAGCCCGGCGCCGGCTCGCCCTACCTGCTCGCCGCCGGCCGGCCCGGATTCGGCTTCCGCGACGGCGAGGTGTGGGCCGTCCACGTGGCCTGGAGCGGCGACCAGCGCTACCTCGCCGAGCAACTGCCCGAGGGCGCCGGGGTGCACGCCGCCGTCCTCGGCGGCGGGGAGCTGCTGCGGGCCGGCGAGATCCGGCTCGCGCCGGGGGAGTCGTACCGCACCCCGCGGGTCCACTTCGTGTGGTCCGCCGACGGCCTGGACGGTGCCGCCGACCGCTTCCACCAGCACCTGCGCGCCCGTCCCGGCCACCCGGCCGGCCCCCGCCCGCTGATCCTCAACAGCTGGGAGGCGGTCTACTTCGACCACGACCTCGACCGGCTGCTGGAGCTGGCCGAACGCGCGGCCCGGGTGGGCGTCGAGCGGTTCGTCCTGGACGACGGCTGGTTCTCCGGCCGCCGCGACGACACCAAGGGCCTGGGCGACTGGACCGTCGACCCGAAGGTGTGGCCCCGGGGCCTGGGCCCGCTCGCCGACCGGGTCCGGGACCTCGGCATGGACTTCGGCCTGTGGGTGGAGCCGGAGATGGTCAACCTCGACTCCGAGCTGGCCCGCGCGCACCCCGACTGGGTGCTGGCCCCGGCCGCCGGCCCCGGCTTCCCCTCCCGCCACCAGCACGTGCTGGACCTGGCCAACCCCGAGGTGTCCGGCTACCTGCTGGGCGCCCTGGACGACCTGCTCACCGCCTACCCGATCGCGTACCTGAAGTGGGACCACAACCGGGAGCTGCACGAGGCCGTGCACGGCCCGGCCGACCGGCCCGCCTCGCACGCCCAGGTCGAGGCCCTCTACCGGCTGCTGGACGCCCTCAAGGAGCGGCACCCGGCGCTGGAGATCGAGAGCTGCGCGAGCGGCGGCGGCCGGGTCGACCTCGGCATCCTCGCGCGGACCGACCGGGTGTGGGCCTCGGACTGCAACGACCCCGTCGAGCGCCAGGCGATCCAGCGCTGGACCGGCCAGCTGCTGCCGCCCGAACTCTCCGGCAGCCACGTCGGCGGCGCCCGCAGCCACACCACCGCCCGCGTCACCGTCGACACCTTCCGGCTGGCCACGGCGCTGTTCGGGCACGCCGGCGTCGAGCAGGACCTCACCGCCTGCTCCGAGGAGGAGCTGGAGCGGCTGACCGCCTGGGGCGCGCTCTACCGCGAGCTGCGGCCGCTGCTGCACACCGGCCGGACCGTGCGCGCCGACCTGGAGGACGAGGCGCGGCTGCTGCACGGGGTCGTCGCCCAGGACGGTTCGGCGGCGCTGTACTGCTGGGCCAGGACGGTCACCTCGGCCGAGGCGCAGTCCGGCCGGGTGACGCTGCCCGGACTGGACCCGGACGCCCGCTACCGGTTGCGGGTGCGCCGCGACTTCGGCCTGCCCTCGTTCCACCAGGCCGCGCACCCGAGCTGGCTGCCGTCGGCCCTGGAGGGCTGGACCGAGCTGCCCGGCGCGGTGCTGGCGACGGCCGGGCTGCCGATGCCCTCCCTCAACCCGCAGCAGGCGATCCTGGTCGAGGTGGAGCGGGTCGCGGCGGTCCACGCGGGCTGA
- a CDS encoding DUF397 domain-containing protein: MQQFDNGVQASAIQGVRWTKSGRSNQSGNCVEVAQLPNGDVAVRNSRFPDGPALVYTKAEITAFVGGAKDGDFDPFTG; this comes from the coding sequence ATGCAGCAGTTCGACAACGGCGTGCAGGCCAGTGCTATCCAGGGCGTCCGGTGGACCAAGAGCGGTCGCAGCAACCAGAGCGGCAACTGCGTCGAGGTCGCGCAACTGCCCAACGGAGACGTCGCGGTGCGCAACTCCCGTTTTCCGGACGGTCCGGCGCTCGTCTACACCAAGGCCGAGATCACCGCGTTCGTCGGAGGCGCCAAGGACGGGGACTTCGACCCGTTCACCGGCTGA